The sequence AACTTCAACAGGACCGGCTGGTGCGTAACTCGGTGGGCCTGGGGGCCCTTATGCTCCTGTTGCTGCTGGGCCTCACCTTCAACCGCTACCGACTCAAGCAGCGCAGCAACCAGCAGTTGCAGCACCAGCATGAGCTGCTCCTCGCTCAACAGGAGCAGCTCCAGACCCAGCAAACCGAAATCCACCACAAGAACCAGCACTTACAGCGGCTACTCGACGAGAAAGAACGGCTGCTCAAGGAGATCCACCACCGGGTCAAAAACAACCTCCAGGTGGTGATGAGTCTGTTGAACTCCCAGGCCAGTTATCTCTCGGATAGGGCGGCTCTGTCGGCCATCCAGCAGAGCCAGCACCGCTTGCAGGCGATGGCTCTGATCCACCAGAAGCTCTACCAGGCCGAAGGCATCGCCCGCATCCCGATGGCTGACTATATTCAGGAGGTGGTGGCCTACCTGCGGGAGTCGTATGAGTTGCCCCAGCCCATTGGCTTTGATATGCAGGTAGAGCCCATCGAGTTGGACGTTATTCAGGCGGTGCCCTTAGGGTTGATCATCAACGAGGCCATCACTAATGCTCTCAAGTATGCCTTTCCCAAGGAGCGATCTGGAACGATCAGTGTAGTTTTTCATTGGCTCAGGCCCACCACATTTGAACTCAGGATTGCCGATGATGGGATAGGTTTACCGCCTGATTATGATCCTGCTGCTAGCCGATCATTGGGCATGACTTTGATTGAGGGCTTCAGCCAGCAATTGGGTGGTGAGTTATCGATCGGGAGTCAGGCGGGGTTAACCATAGTATTAACTTTTTCAGAGCATCAGCTGACTGCGTTGGGTTCTCCTACTGATTACAGCTACCAATAAATCGCTTCTACGGAGTGGCTCGCATAATCAGATAGCTCCTCCTGTCGATAGCTCAGGTGTCCCTGTGGTAACTCTGTCCTTATATCATACTGTTTCAAGGCTCATATGCGACTAACTGTCGTTTACGGTTATCGAAATTTTGTGCATCGGGTACAGATTCGAATCGGACGTTTAACTGAACGCTTTACTTTGACAGTTAATCTTGAAACAAATCATTCTTAAATACTAATTAGTAGTCCAATATATAGCATGTGCTGGCCTTTTATTTGTCAAAACAGCCGCTATAAGTAGGAGGGAAGCGAGTACAGAATTAAATATTAATGTCACACAAGGAAAGTGCTATGTAACATTCTCTGTAAGGGTAGTGAAGCTATTCATTCATTCTGGAATTTAACTAGAATTATCAGTAGTGTACGTTAACGTTCAAATTGGTACGCGCTCGAGACGGTCGCTCCTCGCTCATCGGTAACGTTTAGGAGCCAGATGGTCGTTTGGGCGGGGGGCGCATCCGCTATGATGCGGTTCCCGCTCACATTTGCCGGTCGGGTTTGCCAATAACGCTCCCTGTAGGGCAATGTACTGTCGGTGGTGAACGACAGGGTGGCCAGTTTAATGGGCGAGCTGCCCGACACCACAGCCTGAACCCGACCAGACCGTCGCCCGATCACTGACAGAACGGGCAATGGCGTTCCATGAGTTAAATATGAATCTACAAACCAACCTATTTCGGGGGGCGTCCACCCCTCGATGTGCCCGTGTTTGAGCGTGGTGGTGATGCTGTAATTTTTAGGGCTTTTGACCAGCGAATAGGTTCGGGAGAAGATGTTGGGTGGGTAGAACATATCATTGGTTCCATTGACCCACAGCATCGGTAGGTGGGCTTTGCCGACAAAATGCTGGGGATCATACCGCGCAGTCCAGCGTTTTTTCTGATCTGTCGTCAAGGTGCCAAACTCCTTTTCGTAGAAAAAACCGCCGGGCTGCTCAATAAATCCACACCCATACACCGGAACGGCAGCGGTAAAGCGAGGGTCTAAACCCACCACGATACAGGTCAGAAAACCGCCCCAACTTATCCCTGTAATGGCAGTGCGGCCCGAATCTACACCCGGCAAACTCCTGAGCAATGAATGCGCCCGGATGACGTTGGCTACCGCGTGGTAGACCCACTGTTTGTCCCCGGTGCTGTCAATGCTGGAAAACTTATGGAGGCTATCCTGATCAGGACCGCCGTTGGGCAGGCGCTTCCCATCAAAACCCCTGCCGCTTAAATCCATAGCCAGCGCGGCATATCCCCGCCGTGCCCACAGCTCGGCCCATTCAGCAAAGGCCTTACCCCCTCCACCGTGCACCAGGATCACACCCGGCAAGTGTTGATCCAACTCCGGTTTGCCCGCCAAGCTGCCTGGTGTGGCGTAGTAAGCGAATACGTCGGTTTTAGCAATCGATCCATAGGTTTCTCCCCTGTATACCAGCGACCGGATTCGAGAGGTATCGCTGTTCAGCCAGCGCATAGTAGGCGTTTGGAACAAGGTCCGAAGATTCCACAAAGCCGCAG comes from Spirosoma aureum and encodes:
- a CDS encoding alpha/beta hydrolase family protein produces the protein MLLFALTYLRQLQNVLTDLKKIACQGHCATIFLLVMTMSAGAQSNPAALWNLRTLFQTPTMRWLNSDTSRIRSLVYRGETYGSIAKTDVFAYYATPGSLAGKPELDQHLPGVILVHGGGGKAFAEWAELWARRGYAALAMDLSGRGFDGKRLPNGGPDQDSLHKFSSIDSTGDKQWVYHAVANVIRAHSLLRSLPGVDSGRTAITGISWGGFLTCIVVGLDPRFTAAVPVYGCGFIEQPGGFFYEKEFGTLTTDQKKRWTARYDPQHFVGKAHLPMLWVNGTNDMFYPPNIFSRTYSLVKSPKNYSITTTLKHGHIEGWTPPEIGWFVDSYLTHGTPLPVLSVIGRRSGRVQAVVSGSSPIKLATLSFTTDSTLPYRERYWQTRPANVSGNRIIADAPPAQTTIWLLNVTDERGATVSSAYQFER